The Fusarium oxysporum f. sp. lycopersici 4287 chromosome 1, whole genome shotgun sequence DNA segment TAATGATGATCCTCGGACACTGCGGCCGACAATGAGTAGGGACGATACAGCGATTGGCACGCAAATGTCGCGCGATCGTGGGGGCAGTAGCGCCGTGTACTCAACCAAATCTAGAGGCCAAAGCCCGACACCAAGTACTAGAAGTGCAGGAATGACTTGGAGCACGAAATCCTCCCAAGTTGATGGACAAACTTCACCcggtcatcatcatggcaaaCGCGGAATCTTTGGACGACTTAGAAGGCATCACAAAGATAAAGATGACATTGCTAAACTTCGCGACCTACCTCAATCAACAAGATCTCTCCAGCCGAAGACCTCGAAGCCTGACTTGCACCGCCCCAGCGATGTATCGACGACTACATTACCGTTCTCGGGGACCTTTGTCCCTGGGGAGACGAGCGATGTGCCTGATATGCGACCAGTTCCGGGTCAACGTGGCGCAACTTTCAACAATAAGTTCCCTTTCGCCAAGAAGGGACGAACTCATCGGCCTCAAGACTATGTTGACGATGCAATTGGACCGACAGATCGTAACGATCCTAACAACATATATCATCTCGATACCAACCTGAACGATATGGAGGGCATCCTAACGAAACCTCCTCCACTTACACCTATGGATACTAGCTTCGTTAACAATGTCGAGCCTGAGCGCCACGATTCTATTATCTCCACAGCGCCTAAAGGCCGTTGGGATGCTCCTGACAGTTGGGCAGTGCGACGCAACACCGAAGATAACTCATACCATGGCCCTGAACCAGATGAGATCGGTAGCCCCCCTCGCCCAGAAGAGAAAGCATCGCCATACTGCATTCGAATCTTTCGCTCAGATGGTACATTCTCTACACATTCGATGCCTCTGGACTCGAATGTCACGGATGTCATCTCACAAGTCATTAAGAAGACTTATGTGGTTGACGGTTTGGAGAACTATCATATTATCATGAAGAAGCATGATCTTATCAGGGTTTTGACACCACCTGAGCGACCCTTACTCATGCAGAAGCGGCTCCTGCAGCAAGTCGGTTATGAGGAAAAGGATAGAATCGAAGATCTTGGCCGCGAAGACAACAGTTACCTCTGCAGGTTCATGTTCTTGTCTGCGAGGGAGAGCGACTTTCATGCCAAAACAACTGACATGGGCCTGGCTCGGGCTCAGAAGCTTAATTACGTGGACCTCTCTGGTCGCAACCTCGTCACAATACCTATATCCCTATACTCAAAGGCCATGGAGATTATCTCTCTGAACCTCTCGCGTAACCTCTCGCTCGACGTCCCGCGAGACTTTATACAGTCTTGTAAACATCTTCGAGACATCAAGTTTAACAACAACGAAGCTAGGAAACTACCGCCCAGTCTGAGTCGAGCAAACAGATTGACCTTTCTGGATGTTGCAAACAACCGGCTGGAGCAGTTGGAGCACGCCGAGCTCAACTCTCTTACAGggatgctgaagatgaactTGGCCAACAACCGGCTTAAACACTTGCCTTCTTACTTTGGAGCATACCAGTCACTTCGCTCTCTCAATATTTCTTCTAACTTCCTCGACAAGTTCCCCACTTTCTTGTGCAATCTACCAAGTTTGGTTGACCTGGATCTGAGTTTCAACGCCATTGCAACGATTCCTCACGAGATTGGCGGCCTGAAGAACTTGGAGAAATTGTTGATAACTAACAATAGACTTACGCACGCTGTGCCAGCGTCATTTGGACAACTTGTCAGCCTACGCGAACTCGACATTAAGTACAATGGCATCTCGAGCATCGACATTATTTCGGAGCTCCCGAAGCTTGAGATTCTTTCCGCTGATCACAACTGCGTCTCTGCCTTTGTTGGACAGTTTGAGTCCCTTCGCCAACTCAAACTGAACTCGAACCCCCTCAACAAATTCGAGATTGTTGCCCCCGTTCCTACACTCAAGATATTGAACCTATCGAACGCTCAGCTTGCCAGTATTGACTCATCATTCGTCAACATGGTCAACCTCGAGCACCTGATCCTGGATAAAAATTACTTCGTTTCGTTGCCCCAAGAAATCGGTACCTTGAGCAGACTCGAGCATTTCAGTATTGCGAACAATTCCGTTGGAGAGCTACCAGCTCAAATTGGTTGCCTGACTGAACTGAGAGTGCTCAATGTTCGAGGAAACAATATCTCCAAGCTGCCCATGGAGTTATGGTGGGCAAATCGACTGGAGACTTTCAACGCCTCTTCAAATGTTCTGGAGCACTTCCCCAAACCTGCTTCCAGAGCACCACGGATACCAGGAGAGGAATCACAACCGGCGCCCCCTCCTGTCAATGGAAGAGCTGCGCCACTCGGAACTCTGTCGGCCACAGCAAGCTCCGAAGAGTTGTCAGACGATCGAAGACCCAGTCAAAATTCGAGCACACTTCTCAGTGTCGGACCGTCTCCTCTTAACGCTGGCGACCGCAAGAGCTCTGTCGTGTCTGTCTATGGGAAGGGTGGCCGTAAGACCTCAGTTGTGTCTAGATCAGCAACTCCGTCGGCCCCTACGCAAACAGTCAACACCAGAAAAGATTCCGGGATGTCATCAAGGCTTAATAGCACATTTGCTGGATCCCTTCGTAATCTTCACTTGGCCGATAACCGTCTGGATGACGATGTTTTTGATCAGATCACACTGCTCGCGGAGCTCCGAGTGCTCAACTTATCTTACAACGACGAAATCAGTGACATGCCACAGAGATCGATCAAGAACTGGCCTCAACTAGTTGAGCTTTATTTATCCGGAAACGCTCTCACGACATTGCCTGCCGATGATCTAGAGGAGTCGAGTTTACTACAGGCGCTTTACATCAACGGCAACAGGTTTACCAACTTGCCAGCCGATATCTCACGGGCCAAGAACCTTGCTGTTCTCGATTGTGGCAGTAACTATCTGAAATACAACATCTCCAACGTGCCCTATGATTGGAATTGGAATCTCAATCCGAACCTCAGATATCTGAATCTGTCTGGCAACAAGCGCCTGGAGATCAAGCAGACGAACACAGGTCCTCTTGGGCCTGGCGCCGTCAACCGTGAGGAGTATACAGACTTTAGCCGTCTGCTTAACTTGCGTATCCTGGGTCTGATGGATGTCACTCTCACTCAGCCCAGTATTCCCGATCAGAGTGAGGACAGACGTGTCCGTACATCTGGATCACTCGCTGGCCACCTGCCTTATGGTATGGCCGATACTCTTGGCAAGCACGAGCACTTGTCAACGGTTGATCTCGTGGTACCAAGGTTCAACTCGTCAGAAACAGAGATGCTCTTAGGCTTGTTTGATGGACAAGCTTTGTCCAGCGGTGGATCCAAGATCGCTAAATACTTGCATGAAAATTTTGGTCACATTTTCGCTGGCGAACTGAAGCAGTTGAAAACACGATCGAATGAAACACCGGTTGATGCACTACGACGCTCGTTCCTCCAGCTCAACAAGGATTTGGTCACTATTGCTATCCAGCAATCCGAGGAGCGGCCATTGAAGACGCATAGGGGCTCTGGCCAGCCTGTAATACTCACCAAGGAAGACCTTAACTCAGGGGGTGTGGCAACTGTGGTTTATCTTCAAAGTACGGAATTATATGTTGCAAACGTCGGTGATGCACAGGCGATGGTGATCCAAACAGATGGTACACATAAGATGCTGACCCGCAAGCATGATCCTGCCGAGCCCAATGAGAGATCGCGCATTCGCGAAGCTGGTGGATGGGTTTCTCGCAACGGCAGACTGAACGATCTACTCCAGGTTTCACGCGCATTTGGATACGTTGACTTGATGCCGGCCGTACAAGCAGCACCCTATGTCAGCAACATGACTATCCGAGAGCAGGATGACATTATCCTGATTGCGACTGGCGAGCTCTGGGAGTACCTGTCACCTGGTCTAGTGACGGATATTGCGAGAGCCGAGAGACAAGATCTCATGCGAGCGGCCCAGAAGCTTCGTGACCTGGCTATCGCATACGGCGCCTCGGGCAAAATTATGGTCATGATGATTAGTGTTGCTGACCTAAAGCGACGGGTCGAGCGATCCAGACTCCATCGCGGTGCTAGTATGTCGCTTTATCCATCTGGTATCCCTGATGACGCACAGGTTCTCAATACCAGGAGGGGCCGAAGGACGAAGGGCGATGTTCTCGATTCATCCCTAAACCGACTTGAGGCAGAGATCCCAGCACCTACGGGTAACGTGTCGATTGTCTTCACCGATATCAAGAACTCGACAACACTCTGGGAGATGTACCCTAGTGCCATGAGATCAGCTATCAAACTCCACAACGAGGTCATGCGTCGACAGCTGAGACGAATTGGTGGCTACGAAGTCAAGACTGAAGGTGACGCTTTTATGGTCTCCTTCCCAACAGCCACGTCCGCACTGTTATGGACGTTTGCCGTTCAGATGCAGCTCCTCGATGTGAACTGGCCATCAGAAGTCTTGAACTCAGTGTCTTGCCAGCCTGTTTATGACAAGGATAACAGTCTTATCTTCAAAGGACTGTCGGTGCGAATGGGTATTCACTTTGGAGACTGTGTGAGTGAGACGGATCCAGTTACACGACGCATGGATTATTTCGGACCCATGGTGAACAAGGCGGCTCGAATCTCTGCGGTCGCAGACGGTGGACAGATCACGGTCTCGACCGACTTCATCTCGGAGATACAGCGGTGCCTGGAGAATTATCAAGATACAGATCGCGGTAACGCTTCTGGCTCTGAGGATACCTTTGACGACGAGACATATGCTAGTGCCATTCGAAAGGATTTGAGATCCCTCACCTCTCAAGGCTTTGAGGTTAAGGAAATGggcgagaagaagttgaagggTCTGGAAAACCCTGAGGTTGTGTACTCGCTCTACCCTCATGCATTGGCTGGACGTATCGAATTCCACCTGCAGCATgagaggaaggaagaaggaggaggaggcggcggcgATAAGCCAGCCGTCCTTGCACCCGGAGCAGAGCTCAGTATCGACCCAGATGCAATTTGGACTCTTTGGAGAATTAGTTTGCGACTTGAGATGCTTTGCAGCTCGCTGGAAGGCAATGAAGCCCCAGGGCTACAACCACCGGAGACAGAACTGCTCGAGCGGATCAAGCAGCGTGGAGGAGAGGTCACGGAtcgcttcttgttgaacttcttggAGCACCAAGTGAGCAGGATAGAGGTGAGTTTGAGCTGACCTACACATAAGTGGAGCCTTACTGACAACGTTAGACCTGTATATCGACACTGGCGATGCGTCACCTTGCTACTGGTGGTGGCCCTATTAAGGAACTAGAAGATCTCCAGGGCCCAATGACTGCGATCTTGGATATGTTCATGGCGCAGAGGAAGGAACTTGAGCGATACAGGAGGAAATATGGTGCGCTGCCAAGCTCCTCCAGTagcgaagatgaagacgatgacgacgacgacgatccTGACACAGAAGAAGGGAGCGACACAGAGCAAGAGTTGTGATTGGGTTCACACGATTGGTTCATTGGAACATTACCCGAGCACTTATATATGCTATAATTACCCACGCGACACGAGGAACACGACAAGGGGAGGGTAAACAGAACGCTTTTTGCTTGCACGATTTAGGGATAGCAGGATGCGATGGGACTTTTGGATGGGAAACTTTGTCTTTTGATTAGGTGCTGGGTTTGCTCTCTATCCCAGACGCTTCGGTGCGAGGTGCTCACGATGTGTTTGCGGTCGGGTCGGGTCGGGTCGGGTCgggttggggttggggttggaAAAGACATTGGGTTCGAAGACGGCAgggcaaggcaaggcaaggcaaggcaaggcaaggcaaggcagTACGTGGCGTTGGGCTATGGAGAAAGCAAGAAAATATTGATAACTGGCTGCTTTGTCTGCCAGGAGGCTCACATACTATACTTTGTTGCGCTCAGTGTAGATTGGGATGATGGGTTCTTGTCTTTTCAGGGGTTATGGATGGCATCGAGGAGTCCACGCAGGCACGTATGCATTATTTATACGATATGATAGGGCATTACAAAATCAGATGATGTAGTATCACAAGGCGCGGCCTCACACTCACACTGACTAATTATTGAACTGTGATGGAAGCAGACACTTATTTCGTCTCGTCTTGACGATCTAATTAACTGACACGCCTCAAGATTCGGATTCGGGGTGACATTCGAGGTCCAACCCACCAACCACCTGTATAGCCCCTAACCAGATTTCTGAGAGCAGCGACATTTGCGCCCAGTCCAAGTATTTTCTCACCACCGATTGTTCCCTTTTCACTCTCATCTCCTGCAGCAGGAGAGCCAGGCTTGAGAATCTCAACACCGTCATAACCCGTGACAACTCCTATAACCTGCCAGCCACCCAACACCTTGCGTGGGTTCTCTGCGAGAGCATAGTCAAAGCGCTCCCAGAAACGCGGCCAATAAAGTTGGTCTCCCTTTTCGGTCTTGTCGAAGACTAGAACAGGTGCCGTAGAATCAGGGTGGGGGTGGATGGGGAAAGCGATGGGATAACCAGATGGATTTTGCCCAAACAAGGTCAGCCCCGTCATGCAACTCAAGACGTCGGCGTGGACGTCGATGACGGGAGTAGGGTCATCACGGGTGATGTAAGAGAGTTGCTGAAGTGCATCGCCGCCAGGATAGTTAAGTGAAGAGAATAGGAGCATGGCAGTGCTGCCTGCGAAGCTGACGAGGACTGACAGGGCGATAACGGCAGACACGCCACGGTAGATGATGGATTTAGAGGCACGAGAGGAGACAAAATTAGCGCCGAGAGCTGCAGCGGCAGTCAGAGACGGCACAACATAGAAAATGAAACGAGCCTCTTTATGAGGCTGAGCAGAATAAATGGCCACAAAGAGCAAGTTGGGGATCAGCAATGCCTGCGTAGCCCGTGATGTGCCAGGCTGGAGTAGTGCATACACTGCCAACGCTGGCACGAAAGGGTTGAGCAATAGCTTGGGAAGCGCTGAGGTGAAATAGTAATGCCATGGAGAAATGCCCCATTCTGACGAAGATCCAAGAATAGCGTTGAAGTAGAAACCCCATAACTCAGGCCAGAGGGGCTTCTGCCAGAAATACGAGTCAATAGGTACTGAGATAAGCAGTGAAGAGATGAATGAGCCGAGGAAAGTGAGAACCAAGGGGCGCAGACCGATACGACGCGTGAAAAGGAGGTAGAGTCCTGTAgtgctgagaagaacagCGACTTCAGAGCGGAAGATGGCTGCTGCGATGACCAAGAGGGCGATGGCTTGTTTCTGACGAGCAGCAGAGAGATGAGGTGACGATTGGGGAAGTAGGAATGCTGAAGCAAGGGCAGCTAGTCACAGTGAGTTGATGCTTTTAGAATCGATGGTGAATGAGATGACCTACTGAGACAGAATGCATACATGTTTGGCAACGTCCGGGAAACATAGTAGTTGATATGGAACTGACTCGCCATAAACACCACCCACCAAGCTGAAACACCTGATCCATAAGCTCTCTTGAGAGAAGACCTGAACGTCAAAAGCGCAGCAACATTAGCCGCACCAAGGATTCCTCGAACTACAAGCTGTGCATGCTGAAAGCCAACAAGAGCGACGATGGGCTGCCCTAATCCTGCGAGGAGCACAGCACCGAGAAAAGTACGGGGTACGGCGCCGGGAAAGGTGAAGTGGTCGTAAGTATGAGAGAGGCGTTCATGTATGTCCTGAGTGGGTGTTCCGTAGATCAGGATGTCGTGGGCTGCTTGTATATTGAAAGACTCCTCCACTTTTGTATAGGGGGACACAAGTAGATGAACGAGtgggatggtgatgagaagacaCGTTAGGAAGACATCTGGGAATATTTAGTATACCTTGATTTCACAGTGCAAAGAGAAAACGATGTACCTGAagtcttcatcttggctgaTATAGAGCTCTCGGGACGAGAGCTACTGTAGGTACCTTCGAGCTTGGTCGTATCTCGAAATGCTTGGTTTTCAAGCAAAAGGCTGAAAGCTCTGAAAGGTGAGAGAAGGCACCAGATCAACAAAATCTCTCCATGTCAAACCAACCGCTATAAAAGAATGGGAATATAATTCATTACAAGTCTATTGTTCAACATGAGCGAATGAATGAATTACCCATGAGCTTGTTACCTCTTTAGGGGTCCT contains these protein-coding regions:
- a CDS encoding adenylate cyclase (At least one base has a quality score < 10), with the protein product MSRDDTAIGTQMSRDRGGSSAVYSTKSRGQSPTPSTRSAGMTWSTKSSQVDGQTSPGHHHGKRGIFGRLRRHHKDKDDIAKLRDLPQSTRSLQPKTSKPDLHRPSDVSTTTLPFSGTFVPGETSDVPDMRPVPGQRGATFNNKFPFAKKGRTHRPQDYVDDAIGPTDRNDPNNIYHLDTNLNDMEGILTKPPPLTPMDTSFVNNVEPERHDSIISTAPKGRWDAPDSWAVRRNTEDNSYHGPEPDEIGSPPRPEEKASPYCIRIFRSDGTFSTHSMPLDSNVTDVISQVIKKTYVVDGLENYHIIMKKHDLIRVLTPPERPLLMQKRLLQQVGYEEKDRIEDLGREDNSYLCRFMFLSARESDFHAKTTDMGLARAQKLNYVDLSGRNLVTIPISLYSKAMEIISLNLSRNLSLDVPRDFIQSCKHLRDIKFNNNEARKLPPSLSRANRLTFLDVANNRLEQLEHAELNSLTGMLKMNLANNRLKHLPSYFGAYQSLRSLNISSNFLDKFPTFLCNLPSLVDLDLSFNAIATIPHEIGGLKNLEKLLITNNRLTHAVPASFGQLVSLRELDIKYNGISSIDIISELPKLEILSADHNCVSAFVGQFESLRQLKLNSNPLNKFEIVAPVPTLKILNLSNAQLASIDSSFVNMVNLEHLILDKNYFVSLPQEIGTLSRLEHFSIANNSVGELPAQIGCLTELRVLNVRGNNISKLPMELWWANRLETFNASSNVLEHFPKPASRAPRIPGEESQPAPPPVNGRAAPLGTLSATASSEELSDDRRPSQNSSTLLSVGPSPLNAGDRKSSVVSVYGKGGRKTSVVSRSATPSAPTQTVNTRKDSGMSSRLNSTFAGSLRNLHLADNRLDDDVFDQITLLAELRVLNLSYNDEISDMPQRSIKNWPQLVELYLSGNALTTLPADDLEESSLLQALYINGNRFTNLPADISRAKNLAVLDCGSNYLKYNISNVPYDWNWNLNPNLRYLNLSGNKRLEIKQTNTGPLGPGAVNREEYTDFSRLLNLRILGLMDVTLTQPSIPDQSEDRRVRTSGSLAGHLPYGMADTLGKHEHLSTVDLVVPRFNSSETEMLLGLFDGQALSSGGSKIAKYLHENFGHIFAGELKQLKTRSNETPVDALRRSFLQLNKDLVTIAIQQSEERPLKTHRGSGQPVILTKEDLNSGGVATVVYLQSTELYVANVGDAQAMVIQTDGTHKMLTRKHDPAEPNERSRIREAGGWVSRNGRLNDLLQVSRAFGYVDLMPAVQAAPYVSNMTIREQDDIILIATGELWEYLSPGLVTDIARAERQDLMRAAQKLRDLAIAYGASGKIMVMMISVADLKRRVERSRLHRGASMSLYPSGIPDDAQVLNTRRGRRTKGDVLDSSLNRLEAEIPAPTGNVSIVFTDIKNSTTLWEMYPSAMRSAIKLHNEVMRRQLRRIGGYEVKTEGDAFMVSFPTATSALLWTFAVQMQLLDVNWPSEVLNSVSCQPVYDKDNSLIFKGLSVRMGIHFGDCVSETDPVTRRMDYFGPMVNKAARISAVADGGQITVSTDFISEIQRCLENYQDTDRGNASGSEDTFDDETYASAIRKDLRSLTSQGFEVKEMGEKKLKGLENPEVVYSLYPHALAGRIEFHLQHERKEEGGGGGGDKPAVLAPGAELSIDPDAIWTLWRISLRLEMLCSSLEGNEAPGLQPPETELLERIKQRGGEVTDRFLLNFLEHQVSRIETCISTLAMRHLATGGGPIKELEDLQGPMTAILDMFMAQRKELERYRRKYGALPSSSSSEDEDDDDDDDPDTEEGSDTEQEL
- a CDS encoding alpha-1,6-mannosyltransferase gives rise to the protein MKTSDVFLTCLLITIPLVHLLVSPYTKVEESFNIQAAHDILIYGTPTQDIHERLSHTYDHFTFPGAVPRTFLGAVLLAGLGQPIVALVGFQHAQLVVRGILGAANVAALLTFRSSLKRAYGSGVSAWWVVFMASQFHINYYVSRTLPNMYAFCLTALASAFLLPQSSPHLSAARQKQAIALLVIAAAIFRSEVAVLLSTTGLYLLFTRRIGLRPLVLTFLGSFISSLLISVPIDSYFWQKPLWPELWGFYFNAILGSSSEWGISPWHYYFTSALPKLLLNPFVPALAVYALLQPGTSRATQALLIPNLLFVAIYSAQPHKEARFIFYVVPSLTAAAALGANFVSSRASKSIIYRGVSAVIALSVLVSFAGSTAMLLFSSLNYPGGDALQQLSYITRDDPTPVIDVHADVLSCMTGLTLFGQNPSGYPIAFPIHPHPDSTAPVLVFDKTEKGDQLYWPRFWERFDYALAENPRKVLGGWQVIGVVTGYDGVEILKPGSPAAGDESEKGTIGGEKILGLGANVAALRNLVRGYTGGWWVGPRMSPRIRILRRVS